A single genomic interval of Chitinophaga sp. 180180018-3 harbors:
- a CDS encoding DUF6531 domain-containing protein, with product MAYIRIKNKPLQPHPSVDPKPVAKHFDIVLGLDFHMLKVPWPFTPCPITPFAALIFDPMDYIHITLPAIPVYDPEKGFQIARNVPMGGTVYFNGMHKGVAQGALWGMPSVPPFMGKFKGLGKIVSKLNLLHSVIPHPLFLLPKFFHPHEGQLSHGSKTVISQGMYQSTWLCRAYSCQDIGKILMNNPTGGFYLNFLTAVMVVLPIGKPVLIGGVKEEQQLKLSDLLNALFFMGLMHGLKFALKMLGKLLTKVLAKIEARSPKFSKFRAAVQPSICKFLGEPVDAASGHMASYLEGFSLPGPIPFTWEANYYSDSHYDGPLGKNIYHSYDISLLVSDEDGVVVMNDTAGRPVVFPLLEPGASFYNPKEKYELHRTTAGEYYVSDRGGLQYHFDRPRYADQGHGKLRSITDRNGFAIRFYYSDGGLLEKINDSAHRDIYIRYNEDRLITAVQAPHPELGDRGILVEMVRYTYHAGGTLKEMYNAEGHHNSFEWENRYIIARRFNNGTTFTFHYDRQGRCTAALGPDGLFSYTFDYLEGFTVATNSLGHKKTYYHTDGIVTKIVNGYGAAQLFSYDEADNLVAETNELGTATTYEYDERSNLTSLQLPGQGATGITYNQQQQPVAVTQPNGGVWQYIYDETGNLVQRTNPLGAATKFEYTEGRLSRIINPLGAVTRLQHNAQHLLSEVILPNGSSIKYNYDLQGRMTTITDPAGAVLRRQYNLLGNPVQIKDSTGNTVKLQYDSMGNAIAVSDRHQSVALRYNFFGDVVERKQGNTGIQFVYDKEGQLRHIINEHRETYSFELDEEGNVITEKGFDGLTRQYTRNAGGQVMRTTLPDGSQQAYEYTAAGQVATIYYEKDGSSETFGYNAMGQLISAQNSHASVQLQRDLLGLITQEKSNEHILSSEYNQLGQRTALKSSLGADLSMQYNNAMSWLEQMSANGWSAQLKYNNLGQVTERSMTGRVTQQNQYDISGRQVEQFTTKGNKRLQRRYTWDGDRLSGIHDSTTGTKQFRHDTYGNLAEVIYGDGSVEYRMPDAVGNLFETPQQKDRTYDKGGRLLRSRKASYKYDQLGNLIRKEESGGRVWQYEWNPAGMLEGVLRPDGERVSFKYDALGRRIEKRYKHTITRWVWDGNKPLHEWKEFDAKESSADDLITWVFNENNFSPTAKIKGDKKYSIIADHLGTPIQGYDETGDLIWQREIDSYGNARMLHGDAGFCGYLYQGQVVDVETGLAYNRFRYYSSEEGMYVSQDPIGLKGENPTLYGYVKDPNSWIDVFGLEAACGKSKSFKKKQAITERWVGILTGKKPGDVEALLDKKGWAKSYPQAGDPNKIQHTVFTRTTKAGDTYILDYHPGGSSTQPNIHGNDYWKVYKVVDGEKVVYGRIGHEGFSNYDLITDSPVYVNGGIVN from the coding sequence ATGGCATATATTAGAATTAAGAATAAACCATTACAGCCACACCCCTCTGTTGATCCTAAGCCCGTGGCTAAACACTTTGATATTGTTCTTGGGCTCGATTTTCACATGCTGAAAGTACCCTGGCCATTCACGCCCTGCCCCATCACTCCCTTTGCTGCGCTGATCTTTGATCCCATGGATTATATCCATATCACCCTGCCTGCTATTCCGGTGTACGATCCGGAAAAAGGGTTTCAGATTGCCCGGAATGTGCCCATGGGCGGAACCGTATACTTCAACGGCATGCACAAAGGCGTTGCTCAGGGCGCCCTCTGGGGGATGCCCTCCGTGCCTCCTTTCATGGGGAAATTCAAAGGGCTGGGTAAGATCGTCAGCAAACTCAACCTGCTGCATTCCGTGATACCACATCCTTTGTTCCTGTTGCCAAAATTCTTTCACCCGCATGAAGGCCAGCTGTCGCATGGCAGCAAAACGGTGATCAGTCAGGGTATGTACCAGAGCACCTGGTTATGCCGCGCTTATTCCTGCCAGGATATAGGAAAGATACTGATGAATAATCCTACCGGCGGCTTCTATCTTAATTTCCTGACAGCCGTGATGGTAGTACTCCCCATCGGCAAACCGGTGCTGATCGGAGGTGTCAAAGAAGAGCAGCAGTTAAAACTCTCTGATCTGCTCAATGCCCTGTTTTTTATGGGGCTGATGCACGGATTGAAGTTTGCGCTGAAAATGCTGGGTAAGTTACTCACCAAAGTATTAGCAAAAATAGAAGCCCGTTCCCCTAAGTTCAGCAAGTTCAGGGCAGCTGTTCAGCCATCTATCTGTAAGTTTTTGGGAGAACCGGTAGACGCCGCCAGTGGCCATATGGCCAGTTACCTGGAGGGATTCAGCCTCCCTGGTCCGATTCCTTTTACCTGGGAAGCTAATTATTACAGCGATAGCCATTACGACGGCCCGCTGGGAAAGAATATCTATCATAGTTACGATATCTCGCTGCTGGTAAGCGATGAAGATGGCGTGGTAGTGATGAACGATACGGCCGGCAGACCGGTGGTGTTTCCACTGCTGGAGCCGGGAGCCAGCTTTTACAACCCGAAGGAAAAATATGAACTGCATCGCACCACAGCAGGCGAGTATTATGTAAGCGACAGAGGCGGCCTGCAATATCATTTTGATCGCCCGCGGTACGCCGATCAGGGGCATGGTAAACTGCGCAGTATTACCGACCGCAATGGGTTTGCTATCCGTTTTTATTACAGCGATGGCGGACTGCTGGAAAAGATCAACGACAGCGCTCACCGCGATATTTATATCCGGTATAATGAAGACCGCCTGATTACCGCCGTACAGGCGCCGCATCCGGAATTGGGCGACCGGGGCATACTGGTGGAAATGGTGCGTTATACCTACCATGCCGGCGGTACGCTCAAAGAAATGTATAATGCCGAAGGGCATCACAATAGCTTTGAGTGGGAGAACCGGTATATCATTGCCCGTCGTTTTAACAACGGCACTACGTTTACCTTCCATTACGACCGGCAGGGCCGTTGTACAGCGGCTTTAGGGCCGGATGGTTTATTCAGTTACACTTTTGATTATTTAGAAGGCTTTACGGTAGCTACCAATAGCCTGGGGCATAAAAAGACATACTATCATACTGATGGCATCGTCACCAAAATAGTGAACGGCTACGGCGCCGCGCAGCTATTTAGCTATGATGAAGCAGATAACCTGGTAGCTGAAACCAATGAATTGGGGACGGCTACCACGTATGAATACGACGAGAGAAGCAACCTGACCAGTCTGCAATTACCCGGGCAGGGAGCAACCGGTATCACTTATAACCAGCAGCAACAGCCGGTTGCCGTTACTCAGCCTAATGGTGGAGTGTGGCAGTATATCTATGATGAGACAGGCAACCTGGTACAGCGTACTAATCCTTTAGGAGCAGCCACAAAGTTTGAGTATACGGAAGGCCGGCTCAGCAGGATCATCAACCCGCTCGGAGCGGTGACCCGCCTGCAACACAACGCGCAGCACCTGCTCAGTGAGGTCATTTTGCCCAATGGCAGCAGCATCAAATATAACTACGACCTGCAAGGGCGGATGACAACCATTACAGACCCCGCCGGCGCTGTTTTACGGCGGCAGTATAATCTGCTGGGCAACCCCGTTCAGATAAAAGACAGTACCGGTAATACCGTGAAGCTGCAATACGACAGCATGGGCAATGCCATTGCCGTGAGCGACCGGCATCAGTCGGTCGCCCTGCGTTATAACTTCTTCGGCGATGTGGTGGAGCGGAAACAGGGCAATACAGGTATTCAATTCGTTTATGATAAAGAAGGACAGCTGCGTCATATCATCAATGAACACCGGGAAACTTACAGTTTCGAACTGGATGAGGAAGGTAATGTAATTACCGAAAAAGGATTTGACGGACTAACGCGGCAGTATACACGCAATGCAGGTGGGCAGGTGATGCGTACCACCCTGCCCGATGGCAGCCAGCAGGCATATGAATACACTGCCGCCGGACAGGTAGCTACCATATACTATGAGAAAGACGGCAGCTCCGAAACCTTTGGTTATAACGCCATGGGGCAGCTCATCAGCGCACAGAACAGTCATGCCTCTGTGCAATTGCAGCGGGATCTGCTGGGGTTGATTACACAGGAAAAAAGTAATGAACATATACTAAGCAGCGAATACAATCAGCTGGGGCAACGCACCGCGCTTAAAAGCAGTCTGGGTGCCGACCTTAGCATGCAGTACAACAACGCCATGAGCTGGCTGGAGCAGATGAGCGCTAACGGCTGGAGCGCACAATTAAAGTACAACAACCTCGGTCAGGTAACGGAGCGCAGCATGACAGGCCGCGTGACCCAGCAGAATCAGTACGATATTTCCGGCCGGCAGGTAGAGCAATTCACTACTAAAGGCAACAAGCGGCTGCAGCGGCGCTACACCTGGGATGGCGACCGGCTCTCGGGTATCCACGATAGTACTACCGGTACTAAGCAATTCAGGCATGATACTTATGGTAACCTGGCGGAAGTGATCTATGGCGACGGCAGCGTGGAATATCGTATGCCCGATGCCGTGGGGAACCTGTTTGAAACTCCGCAGCAAAAAGACCGGACTTATGATAAAGGCGGAAGACTGCTGAGAAGCAGGAAAGCCAGTTATAAATACGATCAGCTGGGTAACCTCATACGTAAGGAAGAAAGTGGTGGCCGGGTGTGGCAATATGAATGGAACCCTGCCGGGATGCTGGAAGGCGTGCTACGACCGGACGGCGAAAGGGTGAGTTTTAAATACGATGCCCTGGGGAGGCGGATAGAGAAACGGTATAAGCATACGATCACCCGCTGGGTGTGGGATGGGAATAAGCCGTTGCATGAATGGAAGGAGTTTGATGCAAAGGAAAGTAGTGCGGATGACCTAATCACATGGGTGTTCAATGAGAATAATTTCTCGCCAACTGCTAAAATAAAAGGTGATAAGAAATATAGTATTATTGCCGATCATTTAGGTACGCCTATACAGGGATATGATGAGACGGGAGATTTAATCTGGCAGCGGGAAATAGACAGCTACGGGAATGCGAGGATGTTGCATGGAGATGCGGGATTTTGTGGGTATCTTTATCAGGGGCAGGTGGTGGATGTAGAAACGGGGTTGGCGTATAACCGATTCCGTTATTACTCGTCGGAAGAAGGGATGTATGTTAGTCAGGATCCAATCGGGTTGAAGGGTGAAAATCCTACATTATATGGATACGTAAAAGACCCGAATAGTTGGATAGATGTGTTTGGGCTGGAGGCAGCATGTGGCAAGTCTAAGAGTTTCAAAAAGAAACAAGCAATAACTGAGCGATGGGTTGGCATTTTAACCGGGAAAAAACCAGGCGATGTTGAGGCCCTATTAGATAAAAAGGGATGGGCAAAATCATATCCACAAGCGGGGGATCCCAATAAAATACAACACACCGTGTTTACAAGAACGACAAAAGCTGGTGACACTTATATTTTAGATTACCATCCCGGTGGGAGTTCTACGCAACCTAATATTCACGGAAATGATTATTGGAAAGTATATAAAGTTGTAGACGGAGAAAAAGTTGTTTATGGTCGGATTGGCCATGAAGGTTTCTCTAATTATGATTTGATAACCGACTCTCCAGTTTATGTTAATGGAGGAATAGTCAATTAA
- the bshC gene encoding bacillithiol biosynthesis cysteine-adding enzyme BshC encodes MLEYIPYGKTGYFNQLVTDFLAEHPQIKSFYTYSPVHPDFAAAINARQQFDTPRAALVAALEQQYQPLPPEKAVQDNITALLKPGTFTVCTAHQPNIFTGYLYFVYKILQTIKLSTSLKQQYPQFDFVPVYYMGSEDADLDELGSIYLEGQTLTWKTNQQGAVGRMNPEGLELLIEEIKRMLGYAVHGAELIELLSKAYLEHPNIQDATLYLVHQLFGRFGLVTLVPDNSALKRLYVPVIKDELFNQASFGIVNNTLEKLSQHYKVQANPREINLFYLQDGSRERIVREGDQWKVLHTSLSSNAAELMAELEAHPERFSPNVILRGMFQETILPNIAFIGGGGEIAYWLELKQLFAHYKVPYPILLLRNSLLLTDEMSCTRLRKLGVPVVTLFQPAEDIVNDYVKQHTNAALVLKDEYAAIDHLFDALEEKARSIDVTLVATTASERKKALKSIGKLEHKFLRAEKKKFTWQTDQIRQIRSKLFPAGSLQERKENFLPWYAQEGPAFFDRLLAAMNPVSDMLLILEKGKEVLSV; translated from the coding sequence ATGCTGGAGTATATTCCTTATGGGAAAACTGGTTATTTCAACCAGCTGGTCACAGATTTTTTAGCTGAACATCCGCAAATCAAATCATTTTACACTTATTCCCCTGTACATCCTGATTTTGCTGCAGCCATCAACGCCCGGCAGCAGTTCGATACACCCAGGGCCGCGCTGGTAGCCGCATTAGAACAACAATACCAACCGTTGCCTCCAGAGAAGGCAGTTCAGGATAATATTACCGCATTGCTGAAGCCAGGCACCTTTACGGTATGTACGGCCCATCAGCCTAATATTTTCACCGGTTATCTTTATTTCGTTTATAAAATTCTGCAAACCATTAAGCTGAGCACTTCCCTCAAACAGCAATACCCGCAATTCGATTTTGTACCGGTGTATTATATGGGCAGCGAAGATGCGGACCTTGATGAACTGGGCAGCATCTACCTGGAAGGGCAAACGCTTACCTGGAAAACCAATCAGCAGGGAGCCGTGGGCCGTATGAACCCGGAGGGTCTGGAGCTGCTGATTGAAGAAATAAAACGGATGCTGGGATATGCTGTGCATGGCGCTGAGTTGATAGAACTGCTGAGCAAAGCCTATCTGGAGCACCCCAACATACAGGATGCAACCCTTTACCTCGTACACCAGCTGTTCGGGCGTTTCGGCCTTGTGACCCTGGTTCCGGATAACTCCGCGCTGAAACGTTTATACGTTCCTGTTATAAAGGATGAATTGTTTAATCAGGCATCTTTTGGCATTGTAAATAATACCCTGGAAAAACTTTCCCAACATTATAAAGTACAGGCCAACCCCCGGGAGATTAATCTTTTTTATTTGCAGGATGGATCCCGGGAGCGGATCGTCCGGGAAGGAGACCAGTGGAAAGTATTACACACCTCATTGAGCTCCAACGCCGCTGAGTTGATGGCAGAGCTGGAAGCTCACCCTGAGCGCTTCAGCCCGAACGTTATCCTGAGGGGCATGTTCCAGGAAACGATTCTGCCGAATATCGCCTTCATCGGCGGGGGCGGTGAAATCGCTTACTGGCTGGAGCTGAAACAGCTGTTTGCCCACTACAAAGTACCATATCCAATATTGTTGCTTAGAAACTCCTTGTTGCTGACAGACGAAATGTCGTGTACCCGTTTACGTAAGTTGGGGGTTCCGGTTGTTACTTTGTTCCAGCCAGCGGAAGATATCGTGAACGACTATGTGAAGCAGCATACGAATGCAGCGCTGGTGCTAAAAGATGAATACGCCGCCATCGATCATCTCTTCGATGCATTGGAAGAAAAGGCCCGCAGCATAGATGTAACGCTGGTAGCCACTACGGCGTCTGAGCGAAAAAAAGCGCTGAAATCTATTGGTAAGCTGGAGCATAAATTTCTGCGTGCAGAAAAGAAGAAATTCACCTGGCAAACGGACCAGATTCGTCAGATACGTAGTAAATTATTCCCTGCTGGTTCGCTGCAGGAGCGGAAAGAGAATTTTCTGCCGTGGTATGCGCAGGAGGGGCCGGCTTTCTTTGATCGGCTGCTGGCTGCGATGAACCCGGTGAGTGATATGTTGTTGATTTTGGAGAAGGGGAAGGAGGTTTTGAGTGTTTAG
- a CDS encoding DNA alkylation repair protein, producing MERSSQAENILTQINAETKLGDLRKIAGEIKKDHELALELWSTGQFLPRQLAILIMDKKQLSQKVIDNLDSDIRRHNEDEKLQLIDWLMANQLSKDKKTISLMETWENSQSSLQRRVFWYYQARLRWVGQTPPPNSEELLSKIETRIEKEVPEVQWAMNFTAAQIGIFEEKYRSRCVALGERTGLYKDEMVAKNCTPNYLPKLIAIQVDKLKNKKTNA from the coding sequence ATGGAACGCTCTTCACAAGCAGAAAACATCCTGACTCAAATCAATGCTGAAACTAAGCTGGGAGACCTACGAAAAATTGCGGGTGAGATTAAAAAAGACCACGAATTGGCTTTGGAACTTTGGTCAACAGGTCAATTTTTACCCAGACAGTTGGCAATTTTGATTATGGACAAAAAGCAACTTTCGCAAAAGGTCATTGACAATTTAGATAGCGACATTAGGCGACATAATGAAGATGAAAAACTTCAATTAATTGACTGGTTAATGGCAAACCAACTTTCCAAAGACAAAAAGACAATTTCATTAATGGAAACTTGGGAAAACAGCCAGTCTTCACTACAAAGAAGAGTTTTTTGGTATTATCAAGCTCGTTTACGTTGGGTTGGGCAAACACCGCCGCCAAACAGTGAAGAATTACTTTCTAAAATTGAAACACGTATTGAAAAGGAAGTGCCGGAAGTACAATGGGCAATGAATTTTACTGCGGCTCAAATTGGAATTTTTGAAGAAAAATATCGTTCAAGATGCGTTGCACTTGGAGAACGTACAGGGCTGTATAAAGATGAAATGGTTGCTAAAAATTGCACACCT